Proteins found in one Phoenicibacter congonensis genomic segment:
- a CDS encoding replication-associated recombination protein A has protein sequence MDINSLFDMLDEEKAEEKSLEFAPLARRMRPQTLDEIVGQEGAIGEGSWLRTAIKADALSSIILYGPAGTGKTTIANVIAKMTSAHFDEVSAVSGTVADLRKVIAEADARLKSSGIKTILFIDEIHRFSRSQQDCLLHAVENRTVILIGATTENPYFEVNTALISRSRVVLLDSLTQDDICKVIDNALQSERGLYNQFTITKDAKSEIVRICGGDARCALNSLELASQMAWSHNRAEINEQDVHDASPTRSLAYDKNKDMHYDIISAFIKSMRGSDPDAALYWMARMLEGGEDPKFIARRIFICASEDVGNADPRAVLIAEAAFRATEVIGMPECQINLSQAATYVALAPKSNAAEASIQRAMSEVKNGPERAVPNYLRDRHRPGSKDYGDYLYPHDFGGWVRQQYLPDGIENGDIYKPGKVGWEADRTRALEDMRNDN, from the coding sequence ATGGACATTAACTCATTGTTTGACATGCTTGACGAAGAAAAAGCGGAAGAAAAGTCGCTTGAGTTTGCGCCGCTTGCTCGCCGAATGAGGCCGCAAACTCTCGATGAAATTGTTGGACAAGAGGGCGCAATTGGCGAAGGTTCCTGGCTTCGAACTGCAATTAAAGCTGATGCGCTGTCGTCCATTATTCTTTATGGTCCTGCTGGCACAGGAAAAACAACTATAGCAAACGTCATTGCAAAAATGACGAGTGCTCATTTTGATGAAGTTTCAGCAGTGTCAGGAACTGTTGCCGACTTGAGAAAAGTTATCGCTGAGGCAGATGCGCGGCTTAAGTCTAGTGGAATTAAAACCATTCTTTTTATCGATGAAATTCATCGTTTTTCTCGCTCTCAGCAAGACTGTCTTTTGCATGCAGTTGAAAATCGAACAGTAATCTTAATTGGAGCTACGACTGAAAATCCCTATTTTGAAGTGAATACAGCGCTAATTAGCCGCTCAAGAGTAGTTTTGCTAGATTCTTTAACGCAAGATGACATTTGTAAGGTCATTGATAATGCTCTTCAGTCGGAGCGAGGCCTATATAACCAATTCACAATCACTAAAGATGCAAAATCAGAAATTGTTCGCATTTGTGGAGGCGACGCCAGATGCGCTCTTAACTCGCTCGAACTTGCTTCACAAATGGCATGGTCACACAATAGAGCAGAAATCAATGAACAAGATGTGCATGACGCTAGTCCAACAAGGTCTTTAGCCTATGACAAAAACAAAGACATGCACTACGACATAATCTCAGCTTTTATCAAGTCAATGAGAGGATCAGACCCAGACGCCGCTCTTTATTGGATGGCACGAATGCTAGAGGGTGGGGAAGATCCAAAGTTTATAGCACGTCGCATTTTTATTTGCGCTTCAGAAGATGTTGGAAACGCCGACCCTCGCGCTGTTCTCATTGCAGAGGCTGCGTTTAGGGCAACCGAGGTGATTGGCATGCCCGAATGTCAAATTAATCTTTCGCAGGCAGCAACCTATGTAGCACTTGCTCCAAAGTCAAATGCTGCTGAGGCTAGCATTCAGCGCGCTATGTCTGAAGTTAAGAATGGTCCTGAAAGAGCAGTGCCAAATTATCTTCGTGATCGACATCGTCCTGGTTCTAAAGATTATGGCGACTATCTTTATCCTCATGATTTTGGAGGCTGGGTTCGCCAGCAATATTTGCCAGACGGCATTGAAAATGGAGATATTTACAAGCCTGGAAAAGTTGGCTGGGAAGCAGACCGAACGCGTGCTCTTGAAGACATGCGAAACGACAATTAG
- a CDS encoding HAD family phosphatase has protein sequence MFYMNFREKENFYNKDVVFEKPNAMKSLLHPVSPNCKKGPYRLAVFDMDKTTIDTSSPMLLVKKLLLEHRLSVADSAYIIKWAMSYKFHLPRQNNPVREKVFTAFMGKDALEVSADLQKFSEERIVPEVRKDAVNAMIKHLDDGIVVILLSASFDCVVARLMQEIPVNFGIATLMRITDDGKFTNEVLGTAPEADGKPVALREFADAEFGAGEWVVEYAYGDHMSDAGILGMAKHPVAVCPDKQLKKYAKSKGWRIANW, from the coding sequence ATGTTTTACATGAATTTCCGAGAAAAAGAGAATTTTTATAACAAAGACGTTGTTTTTGAAAAGCCAAATGCGATGAAATCGTTGTTGCACCCGGTGTCGCCAAACTGCAAAAAAGGGCCATATCGCTTGGCAGTGTTTGACATGGACAAAACAACAATCGACACTTCATCTCCAATGCTTCTCGTTAAAAAGTTGCTGTTGGAGCACCGTCTTTCGGTAGCCGACTCCGCCTACATCATTAAATGGGCGATGAGCTACAAGTTTCATTTACCAAGACAAAATAATCCAGTTCGCGAAAAGGTGTTCACTGCTTTTATGGGCAAAGACGCTTTGGAAGTGTCGGCTGACCTCCAAAAGTTTTCTGAAGAAAGAATTGTTCCTGAGGTGCGAAAAGATGCGGTTAATGCAATGATAAAACACCTTGACGACGGAATAGTGGTAATTCTTCTTTCGGCTTCATTTGATTGTGTGGTTGCTCGTTTGATGCAAGAAATCCCAGTTAACTTTGGAATAGCGACTCTCATGCGCATCACCGACGACGGGAAATTCACAAATGAGGTTCTGGGGACAGCTCCAGAAGCGGATGGTAAACCTGTAGCATTGCGAGAATTTGCTGATGCAGAGTTTGGTGCAGGCGAGTGGGTCGTTGAATATGCCTATGGGGATCACATGTCAGACGCTGGCATTTTAGGCATGGCAAAGCATCCTGTGGCAGTTTGTCCTGATAAGCAACTAAAAAAATATGCAAAATCAAAAGGCTGGAGAATCGCCAACTGGTAA
- the pyrH gene encoding UMP kinase, with the protein MSDYKYKRVLLKLSGEALAGDQGFGIDPKVVREITEQISEIAKDDIEIAIVIGGGNFFRGLAGSSEGMDRAQADYIGMLATVMNALALQDAFEQSGIYSRVQSAITMQEVAEPYIRRRADRHLQKGRVVILAAGTGNPYMTTDTTAALRACELEVDCLMKATKVDGVYDEDPKIHPDAKRFDHISYLEVINRHLHVMDTTAISLCMDNNIPMIVFNLGVKGNIKRALQGEDVGTVITAE; encoded by the coding sequence ATGTCTGATTACAAATACAAGCGTGTGCTTTTAAAACTATCTGGTGAAGCGCTAGCAGGCGATCAGGGCTTTGGCATTGATCCAAAGGTTGTTCGTGAAATCACTGAGCAAATATCTGAAATTGCAAAAGATGACATTGAAATTGCAATTGTTATTGGTGGCGGAAACTTTTTCCGCGGATTAGCAGGTTCTTCTGAGGGAATGGATCGCGCGCAAGCCGACTACATTGGAATGCTTGCAACAGTCATGAACGCGCTTGCTCTTCAAGACGCATTCGAGCAATCAGGAATATATTCGCGTGTTCAAAGTGCAATCACAATGCAGGAAGTCGCAGAACCATACATTCGCCGTCGTGCCGACAGACATTTGCAAAAGGGAAGAGTTGTGATTTTGGCAGCTGGCACAGGCAACCCCTACATGACCACTGACACAACAGCAGCACTTCGTGCATGCGAACTCGAGGTCGATTGTCTCATGAAGGCAACAAAAGTAGATGGGGTTTATGATGAGGATCCAAAAATCCACCCAGATGCGAAGCGGTTCGATCACATTTCCTACCTTGAAGTAATCAATCGTCATCTTCACGTTATGGACACAACAGCAATTTCTCTTTGCATGGACAACAACATTCCTATGATTGTTTTTAATCTTGGAGTAAAAGGAAACATTAAACGCGCTTTGCAAGGCGAAGACGTTGGGACTGTAATCACAGCTGAATAA
- a CDS encoding isoprenyl transferase encodes MRREFSYIFPDVPEDIDVSQFDEQKVPRHVGVIMDGNGRWAKKRALNRLYGHKAGIEAVRELIRTSSDIGVDFLTIYSFSTENWKRSSEEVSGLMNLFAKTMLAEVDGLHEENVRVKTIGNSRALPKDTRDAFDDAIEKTKDNTGLTLVVAVNYGGRDEIMHAVNKCVKDALDSRRSSVDENAFKNCLYTAGMPDPELIIRTSGEMRVSNFLLWQLAYSEFVVTDCLWPDFDRYEYLRCLLTYMSRDRRFGNAK; translated from the coding sequence TTGAGACGAGAGTTTTCATACATATTCCCTGATGTGCCAGAAGACATCGATGTATCACAGTTTGACGAGCAGAAGGTGCCGCGTCATGTTGGCGTCATTATGGATGGAAATGGAAGATGGGCAAAAAAGCGTGCGTTAAACAGGCTCTATGGTCACAAAGCTGGAATTGAAGCAGTTCGAGAACTCATTCGCACTTCTTCTGACATCGGGGTCGATTTTCTTACAATTTATTCTTTTTCAACTGAGAACTGGAAGAGAAGCAGTGAGGAAGTTTCAGGCTTGATGAATCTCTTTGCAAAAACTATGCTTGCCGAAGTTGATGGTTTGCATGAAGAAAATGTTCGCGTGAAAACTATTGGAAACTCACGCGCTTTGCCTAAAGACACCCGCGATGCTTTTGACGATGCAATTGAAAAAACGAAGGATAACACTGGTTTAACTCTGGTTGTGGCTGTTAACTATGGCGGTCGTGATGAGATAATGCACGCCGTGAACAAATGTGTAAAAGATGCACTGGACTCTCGACGCTCTTCAGTGGATGAAAACGCTTTTAAAAATTGCCTCTACACTGCTGGCATGCCTGATCCAGAACTCATCATTAGAACATCTGGTGAAATGAGAGTTTCAAATTTCTTGTTGTGGCAACTTGCCTACAGCGAATTTGTGGTGACTGACTGTTTGTGGCCCGACTTTGACAGATATGAATATCTTCGTTGTTTATTAACATACATGTCTCGTGACAGACGTTTTGGGAATGCAAAATAA
- the frr gene encoding ribosome recycling factor produces the protein MATVEETKAKAKEKMERALEALHSNFASVRTGRANPMVLDRVLVDYYGTKTPVNQMAAIKTPDAHLLVIEPYDKSSLKAIENAINESDLGISPNSDGQVLRLPFPTPTEERRKELTKQCKSLAEEAKVAVRNARRDANNALDKMKKDEGLPEDEVKHEQNNIQKLTDDFISQIDSALATKDKELMEI, from the coding sequence ATGGCAACTGTTGAAGAAACAAAAGCAAAAGCAAAAGAGAAAATGGAGAGGGCGCTAGAGGCTCTTCATTCTAATTTTGCGAGTGTTCGCACAGGACGCGCAAACCCTATGGTTCTTGACCGCGTGTTAGTTGATTACTACGGAACTAAAACACCCGTAAACCAAATGGCGGCAATAAAAACACCTGATGCTCACCTTTTGGTAATTGAGCCCTATGACAAATCATCGCTAAAGGCTATTGAAAATGCTATCAATGAGTCAGACTTAGGGATCAGCCCTAACTCTGATGGTCAAGTGCTTCGTCTTCCTTTCCCAACTCCAACTGAGGAAAGAAGAAAAGAACTCACAAAACAATGCAAGTCATTAGCTGAGGAAGCAAAAGTGGCCGTGCGAAATGCAAGACGAGATGCTAACAATGCGCTTGATAAGATGAAAAAGGATGAAGGATTACCAGAGGATGAAGTAAAGCACGAGCAAAACAACATCCAGAAGTTAACTGATGACTTTATTTCTCAAATTGACAGCGCTCTTGCAACCAAAGATAAAGAATTGATGGAAATTTAA
- the dxr gene encoding 1-deoxy-D-xylulose-5-phosphate reductoisomerase has translation MASKKRVLILGATGSIGTQTIDVCNHLKDEFEICGMTAHSNESKLLQLAHDNNVSNTTCDVDSLVSFIDYCEPDIVVNSLVGACGVECSYHTLTTTARLALANKESLVVAGDLLMPLAQDDGKLTPIDSEHGAIYQCLIGESNSFVSKLWITCSGGPFLGKTKDELAKVKAGDALKHPTWNMGAKITIDSATLMNKGLEVIEAHHLFNCSFDKIKVVIHPQSVIHSMVEFIDGSVKAHLGTTDMRIPIEYALTHPRRRTSPVEPLDFTRLGSISFDSPDYETFGCLKIAYEAGSAGGILPCVMNAANEVANAAFRDGKCRFIDIEECVRFAISEIKNENAVSLEQLKIADSKARTLAADFLKLK, from the coding sequence TTGGCTAGCAAAAAACGCGTTTTGATTCTTGGTGCAACTGGATCAATTGGCACACAAACGATTGATGTTTGCAACCATTTAAAAGATGAATTTGAAATTTGCGGAATGACCGCACATTCCAATGAATCGAAGCTTTTGCAACTTGCTCACGACAACAATGTTTCAAACACAACTTGTGATGTTGACTCACTTGTTTCTTTTATTGATTATTGTGAACCTGACATTGTTGTCAATTCTTTAGTTGGCGCTTGTGGAGTTGAATGTAGCTACCACACGCTAACAACAACTGCCCGTTTGGCTCTGGCAAACAAAGAATCACTTGTAGTTGCAGGCGATTTGCTAATGCCTCTTGCGCAAGATGATGGTAAGTTAACTCCGATTGACTCTGAACACGGTGCAATTTATCAGTGCTTGATAGGAGAGAGCAATTCATTTGTTTCAAAGCTTTGGATAACTTGTTCTGGCGGTCCCTTCCTTGGGAAAACTAAAGATGAACTCGCAAAAGTGAAAGCAGGTGATGCGTTGAAGCACCCAACGTGGAACATGGGTGCAAAAATCACAATTGACTCAGCGACCTTAATGAACAAAGGTCTTGAGGTAATTGAAGCGCATCATTTGTTTAATTGCAGCTTCGACAAAATTAAAGTTGTCATTCATCCTCAAAGCGTCATTCATTCCATGGTGGAGTTCATAGATGGCTCTGTTAAAGCACATTTGGGCACTACCGACATGCGAATTCCAATTGAATATGCGCTAACCCATCCGAGGAGGCGCACTTCTCCTGTTGAGCCGCTTGATTTCACTCGACTAGGATCAATTAGTTTCGATTCTCCGGACTATGAAACATTTGGATGCCTAAAAATTGCATATGAAGCGGGCAGTGCTGGAGGCATTTTGCCTTGTGTTATGAATGCGGCTAACGAAGTTGCTAACGCTGCGTTTCGAGATGGAAAATGCAGATTTATCGACATCGAAGAGTGCGTGCGTTTTGCTATTAGTGAAATTAAAAATGAAAATGCAGTTTCGTTGGAGCAACTAAAGATTGCTGACTCAAAAGCTAGAACTCTTGCTGCTGATTTTTTAAAACTTAAATAA
- a CDS encoding phosphatidate cytidylyltransferase translates to MTTIDGANNKSKSAMVEEQQNARARMKEQASLVYSTMKETGNEPLNYVMPQPGHEFGIADRIGKAIPEPLRNLSSFWTRFFVGAIYLTLVLVCFYFGNFPTMLVLSLIAAITSQEFYYMVRSEARLPNELIGLVGAVAYVPAMNYFGLRGCACVTLLMLLALLVWYVFWNKAKISDVGVSLFGAVYTGGCLSGFMYISACIEPPYDSWALILIFVSVCANDSFAYLVGRAIGKHKLAPRTSPNKTWEGFIAGIIGCTAFWSIFAIMPGVELPIGIAILFGVISALLQVLGDLAESRIKRNAGFKDSGWIMPGHGGLLDRCDSLFLASVSSVIMFLLAGVIPLG, encoded by the coding sequence ATGACAACAATCGACGGAGCAAATAACAAAAGCAAAAGCGCGATGGTTGAAGAGCAACAAAATGCTCGCGCTCGGATGAAAGAGCAAGCTTCTTTAGTTTATTCGACAATGAAAGAAACTGGCAACGAGCCTTTGAACTATGTAATGCCTCAGCCTGGTCACGAATTTGGAATTGCCGATAGAATTGGGAAAGCGATTCCTGAGCCTTTAAGGAACCTAAGTTCTTTTTGGACACGCTTTTTTGTCGGGGCGATATATCTAACACTTGTTCTTGTTTGTTTCTATTTTGGGAACTTTCCAACTATGTTAGTTTTGTCACTCATTGCTGCAATTACTTCGCAAGAGTTCTATTACATGGTCAGAAGCGAGGCGCGACTTCCTAATGAGTTGATAGGTCTAGTTGGGGCTGTTGCCTATGTCCCAGCAATGAATTATTTTGGTCTTCGCGGGTGCGCTTGCGTGACGCTTCTTATGCTGCTAGCACTTCTCGTTTGGTATGTTTTTTGGAATAAAGCTAAAATTTCTGATGTAGGCGTGAGCCTGTTTGGCGCTGTTTACACTGGAGGATGCTTGTCGGGATTTATGTATATCTCGGCTTGCATTGAACCACCCTATGATTCGTGGGCGTTGATTTTGATTTTCGTTAGCGTTTGCGCTAATGATTCTTTTGCCTATTTAGTCGGGCGTGCTATTGGAAAACACAAGTTAGCACCAAGAACATCTCCTAATAAAACTTGGGAAGGTTTCATTGCTGGCATCATTGGATGCACTGCGTTTTGGTCAATTTTTGCAATTATGCCTGGCGTTGAATTGCCGATCGGAATTGCAATTCTTTTCGGTGTGATTTCAGCACTCTTGCAAGTTTTGGGAGATTTGGCCGAAAGCAGAATTAAGAGAAACGCTGGATTCAAAGATTCAGGTTGGATTATGCCAGGTCACGGAGGTCTCCTTGACAGATGCGATTCTTTGTTTTTAGCTAGTGTCTCATCTGTAATCATGTTTTTATTGGCGGGAGTGATTCCTCTTGGCTAG
- a CDS encoding DUF948 domain-containing protein has translation MEIINDILPWLYAVIAIVVIWLVVELVITIRKSRQTIEEVQKSLDSAVKDMNDITNELMPALKKVDPLMDRVSLSVDALNMEILRVDDIVTDVKTMTEVAAKATQSIDTVTSAPVEFVSSVADKVRRRFGPKPASKESLNIGAARAENTEENAFKGLVDALDDAVDSVKTNN, from the coding sequence GTGGAGATAATAAATGACATTCTTCCCTGGCTCTATGCTGTTATTGCAATTGTTGTAATTTGGCTTGTTGTTGAGCTTGTTATTACTATTAGAAAATCTCGTCAAACAATTGAAGAAGTCCAAAAATCACTTGACAGTGCAGTCAAAGACATGAATGACATCACAAATGAACTCATGCCTGCGCTCAAAAAAGTTGACCCGCTCATGGACAGGGTGTCTTTATCGGTTGATGCTTTGAACATGGAGATTTTGCGTGTCGACGACATTGTTACAGATGTCAAAACAATGACAGAAGTTGCCGCTAAAGCAACACAATCGATTGACACAGTAACCTCTGCTCCAGTTGAATTTGTGTCAAGTGTGGCTGACAAAGTTCGCCGCCGTTTTGGGCCTAAGCCCGCGAGCAAAGAATCTCTAAACATCGGTGCTGCTAGAGCAGAGAACACCGAAGAAAATGCTTTCAAAGGTCTTGTCGATGCGCTCGATGATGCAGTTGATTCTGTGAAGACAAACAATTAA
- a CDS encoding nucleotide exchange factor GrpE, whose translation MSEEAKTDECNCTTCDDKETSELKEEVVTEAAEAGEGDSSPEPVENQAPSDEAADNNHSSAQTEEIDWKDKYLRLHADWENYRKRMDEQRADERARATENLMKELIPLIDDMKNALEWADKNGSSEMTNGFKAIDTKFRCALEKHGLQEIDPAGEAFDPLIHQAVSTVPDDSVYDETVRDVYQKGYKLGIKVIRPAMVTITTGGEKRPAEDLNDSQKDEGNKED comes from the coding sequence ATGTCTGAAGAAGCAAAAACCGATGAGTGCAATTGCACGACTTGCGATGACAAAGAAACTTCTGAGCTAAAAGAAGAAGTTGTGACTGAAGCGGCTGAAGCTGGCGAGGGTGATTCCTCGCCAGAACCAGTTGAAAACCAAGCGCCTTCTGATGAAGCTGCTGACAATAATCACAGCAGCGCTCAAACAGAAGAAATTGATTGGAAAGATAAATATCTTCGTTTGCATGCTGATTGGGAAAACTATCGCAAGCGCATGGATGAACAACGTGCAGATGAACGCGCGCGCGCAACTGAGAACCTGATGAAGGAGCTAATTCCACTCATTGATGACATGAAAAATGCGCTTGAGTGGGCAGACAAGAATGGGTCAAGTGAAATGACGAATGGTTTTAAAGCCATTGACACTAAGTTTAGATGCGCCCTTGAAAAGCATGGTTTGCAAGAAATTGATCCAGCGGGCGAAGCTTTTGACCCACTGATTCACCAAGCTGTATCTACTGTCCCTGATGACAGCGTTTATGACGAAACAGTTCGCGATGTTTATCAAAAGGGTTACAAGCTTGGAATTAAAGTGATTAGACCTGCAATGGTAACAATCACAACTGGTGGAGAAAAACGACCTGCAGAAGATTTGAATGATTCGCAAAAAGATGAAGGAAACAAAGAAGACTAA
- the dnaK gene encoding molecular chaperone DnaK: MGKILGIDLGTTNSAMAVMQGNEAEILVNAEGDRTTPSVEGFRKDGERVVGKAAKNQAVTNPENTISSVKRFIGRSYDETAEERKTVSYNVSRGKDGRSVILIDGKEYTPEEISSMVLQKMKNDAEKQLGEKITEAVITVPAYFNDAQRQATKDAGKIAGLEVKRIINEPTAAALAYGFNPENDDKDEKILVFDLGGGTFDVSVLELGDNVFEVASTAGDNHLGGDDWDQRIIGWMADKFKAENNIDLLTDKMALQRLKEAAEKAKIELSATTQTNINLPFITAGADGPKHLDLTLTRTEFETITRDLLDRCRKPVEQALSDAKISASDLNEVILIGGSTRMPAVQELVKKMTGKQPNMSVNPDEAVAMGAAIQGGVLSGDVSGILLLDVTPLSLGVETYGGVMTKMIERNTTIPTRKTEVYSTAADNQTSVEVHVLQGERPMAADNKTLGRFQLTGIPAARRGIPQIEVTFDIDANGIVNVSAKDLGTGKEQQITISGSTALSDEEVDRMVKDAEANADADAKRKEEAEVRNNAEALMSATKQTLDELGDKAPADTKKDAEDAIAECEEAMKGTDIEAIKGAVEKIQQAGYKLAEVVYQQSAAAGDANAAGANPAGAAAAGAQAAPQGGNGDGPIDANFEVVDDDKKSE, encoded by the coding sequence ATGGGAAAGATTTTAGGCATTGACCTTGGAACAACAAATTCTGCTATGGCAGTTATGCAAGGTAATGAGGCTGAAATCCTTGTTAATGCGGAAGGCGACCGCACTACCCCTTCCGTTGAAGGATTTAGAAAAGATGGCGAGCGTGTTGTTGGCAAAGCTGCTAAGAACCAGGCCGTCACAAATCCTGAGAACACGATTTCTAGTGTCAAGCGTTTCATCGGTCGTTCATATGACGAAACTGCCGAAGAAAGAAAGACTGTTTCATACAACGTTTCTCGTGGCAAAGATGGCAGAAGCGTAATTTTGATTGATGGCAAGGAATACACACCTGAAGAGATTTCATCAATGGTTCTTCAGAAAATGAAGAACGACGCTGAAAAGCAATTGGGTGAAAAAATCACAGAGGCTGTTATTACAGTTCCAGCATACTTCAATGATGCACAACGTCAGGCAACAAAAGACGCGGGCAAAATTGCTGGTCTTGAAGTGAAGAGAATTATTAACGAGCCAACAGCTGCTGCTTTGGCATATGGCTTCAATCCAGAAAATGATGACAAAGACGAAAAGATTCTCGTCTTTGACTTGGGTGGCGGCACATTCGATGTTTCAGTTTTGGAGTTAGGCGACAACGTCTTTGAAGTTGCTTCAACCGCTGGTGATAACCACCTTGGTGGCGATGACTGGGATCAGAGAATCATTGGCTGGATGGCAGACAAGTTTAAGGCTGAAAACAACATCGATCTTCTAACTGACAAAATGGCTTTGCAACGTTTGAAGGAAGCTGCTGAGAAAGCAAAGATTGAACTTTCTGCCACAACTCAAACAAACATTAACTTGCCATTTATTACTGCTGGCGCCGATGGTCCAAAGCACTTGGATTTGACTCTCACAAGAACTGAGTTTGAGACAATCACCCGTGACCTTCTTGACAGATGCAGAAAGCCAGTTGAGCAGGCTTTGAGTGATGCTAAGATTTCTGCTTCTGATTTAAATGAAGTCATTTTGATTGGTGGTTCAACAAGGATGCCTGCTGTCCAGGAACTTGTTAAAAAAATGACTGGCAAGCAGCCAAACATGAGTGTTAACCCAGATGAAGCAGTTGCAATGGGTGCTGCAATTCAAGGTGGCGTTCTTTCAGGCGATGTTAGCGGAATCTTGCTTCTTGATGTCACACCTTTGTCGTTAGGTGTTGAAACATATGGCGGTGTCATGACAAAGATGATTGAAAGAAACACTACTATTCCAACGCGCAAGACTGAAGTTTATTCAACTGCAGCAGACAACCAAACAAGCGTTGAGGTTCACGTTCTTCAAGGTGAGCGTCCAATGGCGGCTGACAACAAGACATTAGGTCGTTTCCAGCTGACCGGCATTCCTGCTGCACGCCGTGGAATTCCTCAAATCGAGGTTACATTCGACATCGATGCGAACGGCATCGTGAACGTGTCTGCTAAAGATCTTGGAACTGGCAAAGAACAGCAGATTACAATCTCTGGATCAACTGCTTTGAGCGATGAAGAAGTCGATCGTATGGTTAAAGATGCAGAGGCAAATGCTGATGCTGATGCTAAACGCAAAGAGGAAGCTGAAGTACGCAATAATGCTGAGGCATTAATGAGCGCAACTAAGCAGACATTAGATGAGCTTGGTGACAAAGCTCCTGCTGACACTAAGAAAGATGCAGAAGACGCAATTGCTGAGTGCGAAGAGGCCATGAAAGGAACTGACATTGAGGCAATTAAAGGGGCTGTAGAAAAGATTCAACAAGCTGGTTATAAACTTGCCGAGGTCGTTTATCAGCAAAGTGCCGCAGCTGGTGATGCAAATGCCGCAGGTGCTAACCCTGCAGGCGCTGCAGCAGCTGGAGCTCAAGCGGCACCACAAGGAGGCAATGGCGACGGTCCAATCGATGCTAACTTTGAGGTAGTTGACGACGACAAGAAAAGCGAGTAG
- a CDS encoding Veg family protein has product MDLTEQAQLIGKIKETFEQHIGEKVHVEQDLGRSRISTNNGIVYQVHPRLFILEVQRKRVPKARMSFQFADILTGVVKVSQNGEPLFDNYQDLLAVKKEPYDESEFADNDIEDELIIK; this is encoded by the coding sequence ATGGATTTAACAGAACAAGCACAGCTGATAGGAAAAATTAAAGAAACTTTCGAGCAACACATTGGAGAAAAAGTCCATGTCGAACAAGATCTCGGAAGGTCACGCATCAGCACAAATAACGGAATCGTCTACCAAGTTCACCCACGACTTTTCATTTTGGAGGTTCAAAGAAAGCGCGTTCCAAAAGCAAGAATGTCGTTTCAATTTGCCGACATATTGACTGGCGTTGTGAAAGTTTCGCAAAATGGCGAGCCGCTGTTTGACAACTATCAAGATTTGCTTGCGGTAAAAAAAGAGCCATATGACGAGTCGGAATTTGCCGACAATGACATCGAAGATGAGCTTATAATCAAATAG
- a CDS encoding heat shock protein transcriptional repressor HspR has protein sequence MKSRDTYHKPMFTIGVVADLAGVHPQTLRSYEQKGLLTPQRTHGNTRMYSQADIDRLFLIIELTDEGINLAGVMRILTLQGKLDETEEALEEAEKRLDDLHDKLQRISRHFTQLGPARNDAKQENSMVKASDISKLFFMDY, from the coding sequence ATGAAATCGAGAGACACATATCACAAACCGATGTTTACTATTGGCGTCGTGGCCGACCTGGCTGGTGTGCACCCTCAAACACTTCGCTCCTATGAACAAAAAGGGTTGCTCACTCCGCAAAGAACGCATGGAAACACGCGCATGTATTCTCAGGCCGACATTGACAGGTTGTTTCTCATTATCGAGCTCACCGATGAAGGAATCAACCTTGCGGGTGTCATGCGAATCTTGACACTCCAAGGAAAGCTCGATGAAACAGAAGAAGCGCTAGAAGAAGCTGAGAAGAGACTTGATGATCTCCATGATAAACTTCAGCGAATTTCTAGGCACTTCACGCAGCTCGGGCCTGCAAGGAACGATGCTAAACAGGAAAATTCCATGGTGAAAGCAAGCGACATCTCAAAGCTTTTCTTCATGGACTACTAA